A DNA window from Bacteroidetes bacterium SB0662_bin_6 contains the following coding sequences:
- a CDS encoding HAMP domain-containing histidine kinase, with translation MILTFTLFVGPPVVVVGVYVAFAMQGQAQELARSTLLRYAERIADRLEETDSTDTQRAMISEVSALADLRIDIMPAQAALRHADVSTQVRILPEESPSRADPVRFVERSDADGRIVLYALLFHEPTGLIVSVGQPESPLVSMFRNMRTTLVVSMALILLLALAGSWVATNKITTPLQALNNSARRIAEGNPGENIEVDSRAAEFRVLAMSLNRMSAGFQRQINELQTLTQLQNEFIGNVGHEVRNPTFAVSGYLEALGSDSLTPEKRRRYAEKGLANLHRLQTLFSDLIEIARLEYREDLINPAPFELSELLREIGDTLDSKVKEKELHLELENPIEYVYADRNRIRQVLTNLIENAISYTDEGTVRCRFRRRLDKVRIEIIDTGRGIEEHHLDRVFERFYRVDPDRARQSGGSGLGLSIVHQILRAHNEPVYVESTFGRGSRFWFELPLANPA, from the coding sequence ATGATTCTCACGTTTACCTTGTTCGTAGGACCGCCCGTCGTGGTCGTAGGAGTCTATGTTGCTTTCGCAATGCAAGGCCAGGCACAGGAACTGGCCCGCAGTACGCTGCTCCGCTATGCCGAACGAATTGCCGACCGTCTCGAAGAAACCGACTCCACGGACACGCAACGCGCAATGATTTCAGAGGTCAGTGCGCTGGCGGATCTGCGCATCGATATCATGCCGGCCCAGGCAGCCCTGCGCCATGCGGATGTCTCCACACAAGTCCGGATTCTTCCGGAAGAAAGCCCTTCCCGGGCCGATCCGGTCCGTTTCGTCGAGCGCTCCGACGCCGACGGTCGAATCGTGCTGTATGCTCTGCTTTTCCACGAACCCACCGGTCTGATCGTATCCGTGGGACAACCGGAATCACCGCTGGTATCCATGTTCCGCAATATGCGTACAACGCTTGTCGTGAGCATGGCCCTCATACTGCTCCTTGCGCTGGCGGGGAGTTGGGTCGCCACCAACAAAATCACAACGCCCCTCCAGGCCCTCAACAACTCGGCCAGACGGATTGCGGAAGGCAATCCGGGCGAAAACATCGAGGTGGATTCCCGTGCTGCCGAGTTTCGCGTCCTTGCGATGAGCCTGAACCGCATGTCCGCCGGTTTCCAGAGACAAATCAATGAACTGCAGACTCTGACACAACTGCAAAACGAATTCATCGGAAATGTGGGCCATGAAGTACGTAACCCGACGTTTGCCGTAAGCGGATACCTCGAAGCGCTTGGCAGCGATTCGCTGACCCCCGAAAAACGCCGGCGCTATGCCGAAAAGGGGCTTGCGAATCTGCACCGGCTCCAAACCCTTTTCAGCGACCTTATCGAGATTGCCCGGCTCGAATACCGGGAAGACCTCATCAACCCGGCCCCCTTCGAATTGTCCGAACTGCTCCGCGAAATCGGCGATACCCTGGATTCGAAAGTAAAGGAAAAGGAACTGCATCTCGAACTGGAGAATCCTATCGAGTATGTATATGCCGACCGGAATCGCATCCGGCAGGTTCTGACAAATCTGATCGAGAACGCCATTTCCTACACCGACGAAGGTACTGTTCGGTGCCGTTTCCGGCGACGGCTCGACAAAGTGCGCATTGAGATAATCGATACGGGTCGCGGTATCGAGGAACATCATCTCGACAGAGTGTTCGAGCGGTTTTACCGTGTCGATCCGGACCGGGCGCGCCAAAGCGGGGGTTCGGGCCTGGGACTCAGCATCGTTCATCAGATCCTGCGTGCGCACAACGAACCTGTCTACGTGGAGAGCACGTTCGGTCGAGGCTCCCGTTTCTGGTTCGAGTTGCCGCTCGCCAACCCCGCGTAA
- the alr gene encoding alanine racemase, with translation MRAPKCDNRYVSGVRLRLYCASPRIRNHYPAPILPRPLIKENASVPGLRETDVLYSQTRAHVHLDRLKHNTAVLRKYAGKAPLMAIVKSDAYGHGILHAARTLAQDGVRWFGVATTAEGLRLREGGIEERILVLTGPPLEHLHVLPEHELEVTVSSPAIADAVLECATHTFRVHVKVDTGMGRIGITPGQAERIVTRLDRAPNVKIAGLWTHLATAYSDAGFAYEQLERFDHVVRKIGDAAQTIHATATGSILRFPEATAWDRSLARAGIGFYGYTGFAEDYGLRAAMTLYSKVIHLKKVEAGTNISYGRTWTTDRTTSIATVGAGYADGYPRILGNRAFVTIRGERYPVVGTVCMNLFMVDTGPEHNIAVGDDVILFGAEGKPGKNEPDAANLATWAETISHEILVGVPAHVPRIYFH, from the coding sequence ATGCGAGCGCCAAAATGCGACAATAGATATGTATCCGGTGTGAGATTGCGATTATATTGCGCGTCGCCACGAATCCGAAACCACTATCCTGCTCCGATCTTGCCCCGGCCTCTTATCAAAGAAAATGCTTCCGTTCCCGGGCTCCGCGAAACCGATGTATTGTATTCGCAAACAAGAGCCCATGTTCATCTGGATCGACTGAAGCACAACACAGCCGTTCTTCGCAAATACGCCGGGAAAGCCCCGCTGATGGCCATCGTGAAATCAGATGCATATGGCCATGGCATCCTGCATGCCGCCCGCACACTGGCCCAGGATGGCGTACGCTGGTTTGGCGTGGCTACAACCGCTGAGGGCCTGCGCCTGCGCGAAGGCGGCATCGAGGAGCGTATTCTGGTCCTTACCGGACCGCCTCTCGAGCACCTGCATGTCCTGCCCGAACACGAACTCGAGGTCACTGTTTCCTCGCCTGCGATCGCGGACGCCGTGCTCGAATGCGCCACCCACACGTTTCGCGTACATGTCAAGGTGGACACGGGTATGGGACGCATCGGCATAACTCCCGGGCAAGCCGAGCGGATCGTAACCCGTCTCGATCGCGCGCCGAACGTAAAAATCGCCGGCCTGTGGACGCACCTCGCCACAGCCTACAGTGACGCCGGGTTTGCGTACGAGCAATTGGAACGCTTCGATCATGTAGTCAGGAAGATTGGAGATGCTGCGCAAACCATACACGCCACGGCTACGGGCAGCATCCTCAGATTCCCCGAAGCGACCGCCTGGGATCGATCCCTGGCGCGCGCAGGAATCGGGTTCTACGGATATACGGGATTCGCAGAGGATTACGGACTACGCGCGGCGATGACCCTCTACTCGAAAGTTATCCACCTGAAAAAAGTCGAAGCCGGTACGAACATATCCTATGGACGTACGTGGACCACGGATCGTACTACATCCATCGCAACCGTCGGAGCAGGATATGCAGACGGCTATCCGAGAATTCTTGGCAACCGGGCCTTTGTGACCATTCGGGGGGAAAGATACCCGGTGGTGGGAACGGTATGTATGAACCTGTTCATGGTCGATACGGGACCGGAGCACAATATCGCCGTGGGGGATGACGTGATACTTTTCGGAGCGGAGGGAAAACCCGGCAAGAACGAACCCGACGCCGCGAACCTGGCCACATGGGCCGAAACCATCTCGCATGAAATACTGGTTGGCGTCCCGGCCCATGTGCCGCGAATATACTTTCACTGA
- a CDS encoding tungsten formylmethanofuran dehydrogenase has product MKDQHRKKSRSDREALLRPDPGHGNGHTSEAIIPGIAYAEELHVDTLTASDFDGKQLREAYRTMLLARRLDEKMLTLLKQGKGFFHAGCAGHEAAQAAIGMYVQPGHDWFCMYYRDLCISLAVGMTARDTLLAHLAKADDPSSGGRQMSQHYGVRELNILAASSSVGSQFLPALGFAMAVQRRGEDAFVYVSAGEGATSQGAFHEALNWASRIKAPMLFFIQDNKFAISVPVEDQIAGGTPYKLAAGYEGLKRIRVDGTDFFKMAAASKHAIEHIRTGQGPVCLVTDVVRLFPHSSSDNHAKYRSSEELSEAQEIDPLLLMEMTLIEEGVLDAHSVEEMEQEIRKELEEAAAWALEQSDPTPESATRYVLFEGDPGIDYEASEPTGDPMVMVDAVNAALKEEMARDEQVIVYGEDVAGEKGGVFKATRDLTDLFGPDRCFNSPLAEASVVGTAMGLAASGYKPVVEIQFADYIWPAMQHIRNQVASLRYRSNNKWSCPMVIRVPCGGYIHGGLYHSQNIEAMFAHFPGLKVAMPSIASDAKGLLKTAIRSQDPILFLEHKALYRLAAARTPVADENGYLPFGKARVAREGSDLTIVTWGMIVHKATHAANRLEREDDVSVEIIDIRTMLPLDMETILASVKKTNRALIAYEDHEFMGFGAEIAARIADEAFALLDAPVRRLAGEFTFIPFSGPLEKAVLPQDEDIYTAARGLLDY; this is encoded by the coding sequence ATGAAGGATCAACATCGAAAAAAGAGCCGCTCGGATCGGGAAGCGCTTCTTCGTCCCGATCCCGGCCATGGCAATGGGCATACTTCCGAAGCGATTATACCGGGTATAGCCTATGCAGAAGAGTTGCATGTAGACACGCTGACCGCCAGCGATTTCGACGGAAAGCAGCTCCGTGAGGCGTACCGTACAATGCTACTGGCAAGACGGCTCGATGAAAAGATGTTGACCCTGCTCAAGCAGGGCAAGGGTTTCTTTCACGCAGGATGTGCCGGCCATGAAGCCGCTCAAGCGGCCATCGGCATGTATGTACAGCCCGGACACGACTGGTTCTGTATGTACTACCGGGACCTGTGCATCTCTCTTGCTGTCGGCATGACCGCGCGGGATACCTTGCTCGCTCATCTTGCCAAGGCCGACGACCCGAGTTCCGGCGGACGGCAAATGTCCCAGCATTACGGCGTACGGGAACTCAACATTCTGGCAGCGTCATCTTCCGTGGGCTCACAGTTCCTTCCCGCGCTTGGATTTGCTATGGCCGTGCAGCGCCGGGGCGAAGACGCTTTCGTGTATGTATCCGCCGGAGAAGGGGCTACATCCCAAGGCGCTTTTCACGAGGCGCTGAACTGGGCCTCCCGCATCAAGGCGCCCATGCTCTTTTTTATTCAGGACAACAAATTCGCTATCTCGGTACCGGTCGAAGATCAGATAGCCGGGGGTACCCCGTACAAATTGGCTGCGGGATACGAGGGGCTGAAGCGCATCCGGGTTGACGGAACGGATTTTTTCAAAATGGCGGCAGCGTCCAAGCATGCCATCGAACACATCCGGACCGGACAGGGACCGGTATGCCTTGTAACCGATGTGGTTCGTCTTTTCCCCCACTCCTCATCCGATAACCATGCCAAATACCGCTCTTCCGAAGAATTGTCGGAAGCCCAGGAAATCGATCCGCTCCTGTTAATGGAAATGACCCTCATCGAGGAAGGCGTCCTGGATGCGCATTCGGTCGAGGAAATGGAGCAAGAGATCCGCAAGGAACTCGAAGAAGCCGCTGCGTGGGCGCTGGAGCAAAGTGATCCCACACCGGAAAGCGCGACCCGCTATGTCTTGTTCGAAGGAGACCCCGGCATCGACTACGAGGCCTCGGAGCCAACCGGTGATCCGATGGTCATGGTGGATGCCGTCAATGCCGCCCTGAAGGAAGAGATGGCGCGGGACGAACAGGTTATCGTTTACGGCGAAGACGTAGCCGGCGAAAAAGGCGGCGTGTTCAAGGCAACCCGCGATCTGACAGATTTGTTTGGACCCGATCGCTGTTTCAACTCGCCGCTGGCCGAAGCATCCGTGGTGGGCACTGCAATGGGATTGGCTGCGTCCGGCTACAAGCCGGTGGTGGAAATACAGTTCGCCGATTACATCTGGCCGGCCATGCAGCACATCCGTAATCAGGTGGCCTCGCTTCGGTACCGGTCGAACAACAAATGGAGTTGCCCCATGGTCATCCGTGTGCCGTGCGGCGGGTATATCCACGGAGGCTTATACCACTCCCAGAACATCGAGGCCATGTTCGCGCACTTCCCCGGCCTCAAGGTGGCCATGCCCTCCATTGCTTCTGACGCGAAGGGCTTGTTGAAGACAGCCATCCGAAGCCAGGACCCCATTCTGTTCCTCGAACACAAGGCGTTGTATCGTCTGGCCGCCGCGCGCACCCCTGTAGCGGACGAAAACGGCTACCTTCCTTTCGGCAAGGCGCGCGTAGCACGCGAAGGCAGCGATCTGACCATCGTTACCTGGGGAATGATCGTCCACAAAGCTACGCACGCCGCGAACCGGCTGGAGCGGGAAGACGATGTTTCCGTGGAAATCATCGATATCCGGACCATGCTTCCGCTGGACATGGAAACGATTCTCGCCTCGGTCAAAAAAACGAACCGTGCATTGATCGCCTACGAAGACCATGAATTCATGGGTTTCGGTGCGGAAATCGCTGCAAGGATCGCGGACGAAGCCTTTGCCTTGCTGGACGCACCGGTGCGGCGTCTGGCCGGCGAATTCACCTTCATTCCTTTTTCAGGCCCCCTCGAAAAAGCGGTCCTGCCTCAGGATGAGGACATTTACACCGCCGCAAGAGGGCTGCTGGATTATTAG
- a CDS encoding response regulator transcription factor: MNTPADPSDITILVVDDEEDVVEMVSHFLEEAKYKVKKAYDGEEALAKATPGTNVILLDIMLPKLDGIEVCKQLRSRISTETIPIIFLTAKTEEEDQIRGLMAGGDNYLMKPVSSEVILAHVKTALRLSGIRERRFIEINNLKIYEDEHRATIANQDIGLTETEFSLLLYLVRHPLKAFSRKQLLETIWEDAMMVTERTVDAHIKNLREKLGDFARHIQTVRGVGYRFSQEAEEVG; the protein is encoded by the coding sequence ATGAATACACCTGCAGATCCTTCGGACATCACTATTCTCGTCGTGGATGACGAGGAAGACGTGGTGGAAATGGTATCCCATTTCCTGGAAGAGGCAAAATACAAGGTAAAGAAAGCCTACGATGGCGAAGAGGCCCTTGCCAAAGCGACACCCGGCACGAATGTCATCCTGCTCGACATCATGCTGCCGAAACTCGACGGCATCGAGGTGTGCAAGCAACTGCGTTCGCGTATTTCCACAGAAACGATCCCGATCATTTTCCTGACGGCCAAAACGGAAGAAGAAGATCAGATCAGGGGGCTCATGGCCGGAGGAGACAATTATCTCATGAAACCGGTCTCCTCGGAAGTGATTCTGGCGCACGTAAAAACAGCGCTCCGGCTGTCGGGCATCCGGGAACGAAGATTTATCGAGATCAACAATCTCAAGATCTACGAGGACGAGCACCGCGCCACGATTGCAAACCAGGACATCGGCCTTACCGAAACCGAGTTCAGCCTGTTGCTGTACCTTGTTCGCCACCCTCTCAAGGCATTCAGCCGCAAACAGTTACTCGAAACAATCTGGGAGGATGCCATGATGGTTACGGAGCGCACGGTGGATGCACACATCAAGAACCTGCGTGAAAAACTCGGCGATTTCGCCCGGCACATTCAGACGGTACGGGGCGTCGGTTATCGTTTCTCACAGGAGGCCGAGGAAGTCGGGTAA
- a CDS encoding S9 family peptidase, producing MYRSISICLFAALLPAAAVAQETETPMLTLEDIHASGMFVSASFQGGKWAGEGPVVTFVEQDGEVAHLIRYDLETEQREFLVDGETLYAPDAERTVGIDGYAYSPDGSAMLIYTDSEQVWRYNTKGYYYLYDLAAQELTPIARREDGFQMFAKFSPDGRRVAFVRNRDLFVVDLADMSERRLTDDGAPGRIINGTSDWVYEEEFGLRDGWAWSPDGARIAYVQLDESDTREFAMADLRAQYPEIERFRYPKAGEANSEIRVGVVDVMSGERRFFDTGTWRTGEDDPEYIPSLGWTPEVDGMSYVWFFRLNREQNRVDVLYGSPEDMSTRLVLREENDTWIDVETSFGDLAGGTITYLDDDRHFVWMSERDGYRHLYLYENDGTFVRQLTHGAWNVTSFHGIALDRDAIFFTATEASPLERQLYRVSFGDSDAAPVRITERSGSHSIDMSPDLRYYIDRFTNVRMPLSATLHQADGTLVKVLEDNAALRERLAAYNLPEPEFIEAPGSDGTMLNAWMLKPTDFDASRQYPLLLYVYGGPGSQTVRNTWGGSRYLWHAYLVEEYDMIIASVDNRGTGGRSKGFKSATYERLGILEAEDQIASAKHFSALPYIDGERTGMWGWSYGGFMTLMSMLYEDGPDTFELGVSVAPVTSWRQYDTIYTERYMSTPQRNEQGYRNSAPVTWADRLRDNQDLLIIHGDLDDNVHFQNTVQMADALQQAGKQFDLMMYPGRNHGIYGGMTRLHLYTLITDYIADNL from the coding sequence ATGTACAGATCCATTTCGATATGCTTGTTTGCGGCGCTGTTACCGGCGGCGGCGGTGGCGCAGGAGACCGAAACGCCCATGCTCACGCTGGAAGACATTCACGCTTCCGGAATGTTTGTTTCCGCATCGTTTCAAGGAGGAAAGTGGGCCGGGGAGGGGCCGGTCGTGACATTTGTCGAACAGGATGGCGAGGTGGCGCATCTTATACGGTACGACCTTGAAACGGAACAGCGCGAATTCCTTGTGGACGGCGAGACATTGTACGCCCCGGATGCGGAGCGTACCGTCGGAATCGACGGGTATGCATACAGCCCCGACGGGTCCGCCATGCTGATATATACCGATTCGGAACAGGTATGGCGATACAATACGAAAGGCTATTATTACCTCTACGACCTGGCGGCGCAGGAGCTGACTCCCATTGCACGCCGCGAAGACGGGTTCCAGATGTTCGCCAAGTTCAGCCCGGACGGACGCCGTGTGGCGTTTGTGCGAAACCGGGATTTGTTTGTCGTCGATCTGGCCGATATGTCGGAACGCCGGCTTACCGACGACGGGGCGCCCGGCAGGATAATCAACGGCACATCCGACTGGGTGTACGAGGAGGAATTCGGATTACGGGACGGATGGGCATGGTCGCCTGACGGAGCCCGGATTGCCTATGTGCAACTCGACGAATCGGACACGCGGGAGTTCGCTATGGCGGACCTGCGTGCACAGTATCCGGAAATTGAACGGTTTCGGTATCCGAAAGCCGGTGAGGCCAACAGCGAAATACGTGTCGGCGTGGTGGATGTGATGTCGGGGGAGCGCCGGTTCTTTGATACGGGAACGTGGCGGACCGGGGAAGACGACCCGGAATATATCCCAAGCCTCGGCTGGACTCCCGAGGTGGATGGTATGTCTTACGTATGGTTTTTCCGCCTCAATCGGGAGCAGAATCGGGTGGATGTGCTCTATGGCTCTCCGGAGGATATGTCTACCCGTCTTGTGCTTCGAGAGGAGAACGATACGTGGATCGATGTAGAGACAAGTTTCGGGGATCTGGCCGGGGGAACGATTACGTACCTTGACGACGACAGGCACTTCGTATGGATGAGCGAGCGGGACGGGTACCGCCATCTGTATCTCTACGAAAACGATGGTACATTCGTGCGGCAGTTGACCCATGGCGCCTGGAACGTAACCAGTTTTCACGGTATTGCTCTCGACCGGGACGCCATCTTTTTTACCGCCACGGAGGCTTCGCCGCTGGAGCGCCAGCTATACCGCGTTTCGTTCGGGGATTCGGATGCCGCACCGGTCCGGATTACGGAGCGTTCGGGCAGCCACAGCATTGATATGTCGCCCGATCTGCGGTACTACATCGACCGGTTCACAAACGTGCGAATGCCGCTTTCCGCCACACTTCACCAGGCCGACGGTACGCTTGTCAAGGTGCTTGAGGATAATGCAGCCTTGCGGGAACGGCTTGCTGCGTACAATCTTCCGGAGCCTGAGTTTATCGAAGCGCCCGGGAGCGATGGAACCATGCTGAACGCCTGGATGCTCAAGCCCACGGATTTCGATGCATCGCGGCAGTACCCGCTTCTGTTGTATGTATACGGGGGGCCCGGGTCGCAGACGGTGCGAAATACATGGGGCGGCAGCCGGTATCTCTGGCATGCGTATCTTGTAGAGGAATACGACATGATTATTGCCAGTGTGGACAACCGCGGTACAGGAGGACGCAGCAAGGGCTTCAAGAGCGCGACGTATGAAAGACTGGGGATCCTCGAGGCGGAGGATCAGATCGCTTCGGCGAAGCATTTCAGTGCGTTACCATATATCGATGGGGAACGCACGGGCATGTGGGGATGGAGCTATGGCGGTTTTATGACCCTTATGTCGATGCTGTATGAAGATGGGCCGGACACGTTTGAACTGGGCGTTTCCGTGGCTCCGGTGACCAGCTGGCGCCAGTACGACACGATCTACACGGAGCGGTATATGTCCACTCCGCAACGCAACGAGCAGGGTTATCGGAACAGTGCGCCTGTAACATGGGCAGACCGGTTGAGAGACAACCAGGATCTGTTGATTATACACGGCGATCTTGATGACAATGTGCATTTTCAGAACACCGTCCAGATGGCGGATGCGCTGCAGCAAGCCGGCAAACAGTTCGACCTTATGATGTATCCTGGCCGGAATCACGGAATTTACGGGGGAATGACCCGCCTGCACCTGTACACGCTCATCACGGATTACATCGCAGACAACCTGTAA